In one Bacteroides intestinalis DSM 17393 genomic region, the following are encoded:
- the rpoB gene encoding DNA-directed RNA polymerase subunit beta has protein sequence MSSNTVNQRINFASTKNPLEYPDFLEVQLKSFKDFLQLDTPPEKRKNEGLYKVFAENFPIADTRNNFVLEFLDYYIDPPRYTIDDCIERGLTYSVPLKAKLKLYCTDPDHEDFDTVIQDVFLGPIPYMTDKATFVINGAERVVVSQLHRSPGVFFGQSVHANGTKLYSARIIPFKGSWIEFATDINNVMYAYIDRKKKLPVTTLLRAIGFENDKDILEIFNLAEDIKVNKTNLKRVLGRKLAARVLKTWIEDFVDEDTGEVVSIERNEVVIDRETVIEPEHVDIILESGVQNILVHKEEPNQSDYSIIYNTLQKDPSNSEKEAVLYIYRQLRNADPADDASAREVINNLFFSEKRYDLGDVGRYRINKKLNLTTDMDVRVLTKEDIIEIIKYLIELINSKADVDDIDHLSNRRVRTVGEQLSNQFAIGLARMSRTIRERMNVRDNEVFTPIDLINAKTISSVINSFFGTNALSQFMDQTNPLAEITHKRRMSALGPGGLSRERAGFEVRDVHYTHYGRLCPIETPEGPNIGLISSLCVFAKINVLGFIETPYRKVENGKVDLSDAGLAYLTAEEEEAKIIAQGNAPLNDDGTFIRDKVKARQDADYPVVTPDEVELMDVSPQQIASIAASLIPFLEHDDANRALMGSNMMRQAVPLLKSEAPIVGTGIERQLVRDSRTQITAEGDGVIDFVDATTIRILYDRTEDEEFVSFEPALKEYRIPKWRRTNQNMTIDLRPICEIGQRVTKGQILTEGYSTENGELALGKNLLVAYMPWKGYNYEDAIVLNERVVREDILTSIHVEEYSLEVRETKRGMEELTSDIPNVSEEATKDLDENGIVRVGARIQPGDILIGKITPKGESDPSPEEKLLRAIFGDKAGDVKDASLKASPSLKGVVIDKRLFSRVIKSRSSKLADKALLPKIDDEFDAKVADLRGVLIRKLLKLTENYVSEGVKDYMGADIISKGAKFSPSDFGDLDFTSIQLSNWTNDDRINGMIRDLVMNFIKKYKELDAELKRKKFAITIGDELPAGIIQMAKVYIAKKRKIGVGDKMAGRHGNKGIVSRVVRQEDMPFLADGTPVDIVLNPLGVPSRMNIGQIFEAVLGRAGKNLGVKFATPIFDGATLDDLNEWTDKAGLPRYGKTKLYDGGTGEPFDQHATVGVTYMLKLGHMVEDKMHARSIGPYSLITQQPLGGKAQFGGQRFGEMEVWALEAFGAAHILQEILTIKSDDVVGRSKAYEAIVKGEPMPQPGIPESLNVLLHELRGLGLSINLE, from the coding sequence ATGTCTTCAAATACTGTAAACCAAAGAATTAATTTTGCTTCGACTAAAAATCCACTTGAATATCCGGATTTTTTGGAAGTACAATTGAAGTCATTCAAAGACTTTTTACAACTGGATACCCCACCCGAAAAGCGTAAGAACGAGGGACTGTATAAAGTATTTGCTGAAAACTTCCCCATTGCCGATACAAGAAACAATTTTGTTCTTGAGTTTTTGGACTACTATATTGATCCGCCGCGTTATACTATTGATGATTGTATAGAGCGAGGGCTTACTTATAGTGTGCCTTTGAAAGCAAAATTGAAATTATACTGTACAGATCCTGATCATGAGGATTTTGATACCGTTATTCAGGACGTATTCCTTGGTCCTATTCCTTATATGACGGATAAGGCAACTTTCGTCATCAACGGTGCGGAACGTGTGGTTGTATCTCAGCTTCACCGTTCTCCAGGCGTATTCTTCGGTCAGAGCGTACATGCTAATGGTACCAAACTTTATTCTGCCCGCATCATTCCGTTCAAAGGTTCATGGATTGAGTTTGCTACTGATATTAACAATGTCATGTATGCGTACATTGACCGTAAGAAGAAGTTACCCGTTACTACTTTGCTGAGAGCTATCGGTTTTGAGAATGATAAGGATATTCTTGAAATTTTCAATTTAGCCGAAGACATTAAAGTCAATAAGACGAATCTCAAAAGAGTGTTGGGGCGTAAGTTGGCAGCTCGTGTTTTGAAAACATGGATTGAAGATTTTGTAGACGAAGATACTGGTGAAGTTGTTTCTATTGAACGTAACGAGGTTGTAATAGACCGTGAAACAGTTATCGAACCGGAACATGTTGACATTATTTTAGAGTCAGGCGTTCAAAACATTCTTGTTCACAAGGAAGAACCGAATCAATCTGACTATTCTATTATATATAATACGCTTCAGAAAGACCCGAGTAACTCGGAAAAAGAAGCGGTACTGTATATCTATCGTCAGTTGCGTAATGCAGACCCTGCCGATGATGCCAGTGCACGTGAAGTTATCAACAATCTGTTCTTCTCTGAAAAGAGATATGACTTGGGTGATGTAGGTCGTTATAGAATCAACAAGAAATTGAACCTGACGACTGATATGGACGTGCGCGTCCTGACTAAGGAAGATATCATTGAGATTATCAAGTATCTGATTGAGTTGATTAACTCAAAAGCTGATGTGGATGATATTGACCACTTGAGTAACCGTCGTGTGCGTACTGTAGGCGAGCAATTGTCTAACCAGTTTGCAATCGGTTTGGCTCGTATGTCACGTACGATCCGTGAACGTATGAACGTGCGCGATAATGAAGTGTTTACTCCGATTGACTTGATTAACGCCAAGACTATTTCTTCCGTAATCAACTCATTCTTCGGAACGAATGCTTTGTCCCAGTTTATGGACCAGACGAATCCGCTGGCTGAAATTACGCATAAGCGTCGTATGTCTGCCCTCGGTCCTGGTGGTTTGTCGCGTGAGCGTGCCGGATTTGAGGTACGTGACGTTCACTATACTCACTACGGTCGTCTTTGTCCGATTGAAACACCGGAAGGACCGAACATTGGTTTGATCTCTTCTTTGTGTGTGTTCGCTAAGATTAATGTGCTTGGTTTTATTGAAACTCCGTATCGTAAGGTTGAAAATGGTAAAGTAGACCTTTCTGATGCAGGTTTGGCATACTTGACTGCGGAAGAAGAAGAAGCTAAAATTATTGCTCAGGGTAATGCTCCGTTGAATGATGATGGTACTTTCATTCGTGATAAAGTAAAGGCTCGTCAGGATGCTGACTATCCGGTTGTAACTCCGGATGAAGTAGAACTGATGGACGTATCTCCTCAGCAGATTGCTTCTATTGCTGCATCTTTGATTCCTTTCTTGGAACATGATGATGCTAACCGTGCATTGATGGGTTCGAACATGATGCGCCAGGCAGTTCCTTTGTTGAAGAGTGAAGCTCCTATTGTAGGTACAGGTATCGAACGTCAGTTGGTACGCGATTCTCGGACGCAGATTACTGCTGAAGGTGATGGTGTGATTGACTTTGTGGATGCTACCACTATCCGTATTTTGTACGATCGTACGGAAGACGAGGAATTTGTAAGTTTTGAACCGGCTTTGAAAGAATACCGTATTCCGAAATGGCGTCGTACAAACCAGAATATGACGATTGACCTTCGTCCTATTTGTGAAATTGGCCAGCGTGTAACGAAGGGGCAGATTCTGACAGAAGGTTATTCTACGGAAAATGGTGAGTTGGCTTTGGGTAAGAACCTTTTGGTAGCTTACATGCCGTGGAAGGGTTATAACTATGAGGATGCTATCGTATTGAACGAACGTGTGGTTCGTGAAGATATATTGACTTCAATTCATGTGGAAGAATATTCACTGGAGGTTCGTGAAACGAAACGTGGTATGGAAGAATTGACTTCCGATATTCCGAATGTGAGTGAAGAAGCTACTAAAGATTTGGATGAAAATGGTATCGTACGTGTGGGTGCTCGCATCCAACCGGGTGATATTTTGATTGGTAAGATAACACCGAAAGGTGAGTCTGATCCGTCGCCGGAAGAAAAATTGCTTCGTGCTATTTTCGGTGATAAGGCAGGTGATGTGAAAGATGCTTCTTTGAAAGCTTCTCCTTCTTTGAAGGGTGTTGTTATCGACAAGCGTTTGTTCTCACGTGTAATCAAGAGCCGTAGTTCCAAATTGGCAGATAAGGCTTTGTTGCCGAAGATTGATGATGAATTCGATGCAAAAGTTGCTGATTTAAGAGGTGTCTTGATTAGAAAACTATTGAAGTTGACAGAAAATTATGTGTCGGAGGGTGTGAAAGATTATATGGGTGCTGATATTATCTCAAAAGGTGCCAAATTTTCTCCTTCTGATTTCGGTGATTTGGACTTTACTTCAATTCAGTTGAGTAACTGGACGAATGACGACCGTATCAACGGTATGATTCGTGATTTGGTGATGAACTTCATCAAGAAATATAAGGAACTGGATGCCGAACTGAAACGTAAGAAGTTTGCTATCACTATTGGTGATGAACTTCCTGCTGGTATCATTCAGATGGCGAAAGTCTATATTGCTAAGAAACGTAAGATCGGTGTAGGTGATAAGATGGCAGGTCGTCACGGTAACAAGGGTATTGTTTCCCGCGTTGTTCGTCAGGAAGATATGCCGTTCCTCGCTGATGGTACTCCGGTAGATATTGTATTGAATCCGTTGGGTGTACCTTCTCGTATGAACATTGGTCAGATATTTGAGGCTGTATTAGGTCGTGCCGGTAAGAATTTGGGTGTTAAGTTTGCAACTCCTATTTTTGATGGTGCCACATTGGATGACTTGAATGAGTGGACTGACAAGGCTGGTTTGCCACGTTATGGTAAGACTAAATTGTATGATGGTGGTACGGGTGAGCCGTTTGACCAGCATGCTACGGTTGGTGTTACCTATATGTTGAAGTTGGGTCACATGGTTGAAGATAAGATGCACGCACGTTCTATCGGTCCGTACTCTCTGATTACTCAACAGCCGTTGGGTGGTAAGGCACAGTTCGGTGGTCAGCGTTTCGGAGAAATGGAAGTTTGGGCGCTTGAGGCATTTGGTGCTGCGCACATCCTGCAGGAAATTTTGACTATCAAATCCGATGACGTTGTTGGCCGTTCTAAAGCTTATGAAGCAATTGTGAAGGGTGAACCGATGCCGCAACCTGGTATTCCTGAATCACTCAATGTATTGTTGCATGAGTTGAGAGGTCTGGGCCTTAGCATCAATCTGGAATAA